The proteins below are encoded in one region of Colias croceus chromosome 17, ilColCroc2.1:
- the LOC123699268 gene encoding uncharacterized protein LOC123699268, which produces MNTRSRSGRGATPSVSETTATATGTSSTNTSEETSGTTETSETCTTATRTTRTEEKSSSTPPTPSTMPADKLQPAPSPVVGYTNAAFAAPADNADAPTTAAFAAPISNVNLNTNAALAAPSNVAVGSPARRSKTLRQASEVRSRRSVASRKRLLAELEAKERLAELKLEQAKAAAELEKARLERIRAEEESTTEEEEEDYEPERRVESWLKQHSSQPLPPAANPTRELSPPRYIAKNTDNKEDRGWGARQEQDDGQREPKKDPPTRSPEVAAIVTAFNEVARSQRKVIRYGGELPTFTGSSNEWLSFKASYEETEEGFTDGENVARLRKALKGAALEAVTALLISHTGPEKIIEALQRRFGRPDALVLGEMEKIKSLPRVSDNPRDVCIFANKIANIVATVEILGKPEYLHSPEMLRQVLEKLTPIMKNKWYDFAADERDKTPLLKKLAEFLNKEADKCSSYAPLDTETERITRKRTERAYAASNASERETRCPVCEREHKLIECRQFTNSDVNTRWEIAKKHRVCFRCLRSKHQRATCRARPCGLNGCTMKHHKMLHHTKTAEKKNEETTQPQAETKNDEKVLVSAININSATSEQPTRRRAYLKIAPITITGPKGKCDTYALLDEGSTVTIIETALAEQLGLDGPRESITIQGVNGHENEHEYSKRVKARVRGRHEEKDYVLDNARTVHQLHAFTQSIRESDIARCNHLHDLQDDLLYENATPKLLIGQDNWELIITRKLRHGKRSQPVASKTLLGWVLHGCRSSNKHPVLFCSHLSEAEKSPDTLENMMKKYFELESIGIEPKRQRSDPEQQALNILEKKSQRLPSGRYETGLLWRDESADTPNNYGDTLKRLKTLEKKLDKDGELKRQYEERIENLLSSGYAEKAQTPPTGGRVWYLPHFPVINPDKAKIRLVHDAAAKSHGRSLNDMLLPGPDLLQSLPAVIMKFRQHPIAVSADIKEMFMQIKIIEEDSDALRFLWRGDRRDDGPPDEYRMTSLIFGASSSPCTALYIKNRNAQEHANESPAAARAIQENHYMDDYIHSYATEDEAKEITAHVDRIHRYAGFELRGWASNKENAIRNFTNTGATTVEIGGSETERTLGLLWHVKQDYIGFRVNTKRVPQEIIENKRTPTKREALSLIMSVFDPLGLIAPILTPAKRIMQDTWKYNTGWDDPIPDALQHRWENWVANIQHLDALRIPRCYDYEPAAEREVHTFVDASEEAYAAVVYIRATRADGSIHIAIAAAKSRVTPTKPVSIPRLELQAALLGARLTRTVEEGHDFVFKRKVYWSDSRTALAWIRGEPRTYKTFVAHRLAEIEDLTKKDEWRWVPTAHNTADDATRNTPADFDPQHRWFTGPDFLRYEECDWPVEKKENITDTGEEKEKCGALNSSDPAPAFIDLERFSTWTRLVRTTARVLQFIELCRRPKQLVNATRRKRTRKNEEKDATWKRNTKKNKEKIVSRPNNEERKYIILSARHLRAAENVLVKLAQQATYGKEIAILQRGDPLTEKCQGPLAGLSVALNEEGILKLRGRVNEASAIEAEAANPTVLDGKHKYTQLYIQHVHEKLHHGGVEIVVNELRQRLWITRIRPATKEVLKSCPRCRLLRAKPARPSTGDLPAARLAHHARPFTFTGLDYFGPQEVTVGRHREKRYVALFTCLTSRAVHLEVVASLSTDSAINALRRFIARRGCPAEIWSDNATCFRAANRELTDAWAALEEEAAARRISWRFLPPAAPFMAGAWERMVRTVKEALRHTLHEQHPSDETLVTLLAEVEATVNSRPLTHVAVTPDVPPAITPNMILLGSNCYVPPPCTIEEDQTTARTHWKRAQQLADTFWRRWVREYLPVLQQRREPHASGAAPKIGDLVIVCDSNHPRNTWPRGRVIATYPGKDGEVRVVDVETSGGRILRRPTKKIVVLPVRIAECDGGRNVHDET; this is translated from the coding sequence GGTCGCGGCGCTCCGTAGCCTCCCGCAAGAGACTCCTCGCGGAGTTGGAGGCGAAGGAACGCCTAGCCGAACTAAAGCTGGAACAAGCGAAGGCCGCAGCAGAACTAGAAAAGGCGCGGTTAGAAAGAATCCGCGCTGAAGAAGAATCAACAACGGAAGAGGAAGAAGAGGACTACGAACCGGAACGACGGGTCGAGTCGTGGTTGAAACAGCATTCAAGCCAGCCACTGCCACCCGCCGCCAACCCGACTCGCGAGCTCTCACCGCCACGCTACATAGCGAAGAACACCGACAACAAGGAAGACCGAGGATGGGGGGCCCGCCAGGAACAGGACGACGGGCAACGGGAACCGAAGAAAGACCCGCCCACGCGGTCACCAGAAGTTGCGGCAATTGTAACCGCCTTCAACGAAGTCGCAAGAAGCCAAAGGAAAGTAATAAGATACGGCGGTGAACTACCGACGTTCACCGGCTCCAGCAACGAGTGGCTATCGTTCAAGGCATCGTATGAAGAAACTGAAGAGGGATTCACCGACGGGGAAAACGTCGCACGATTGAGGAAGGCGCTGAAAGGAGCAGCCCTAGAAGCCGTCACCGCCCTACTCATATCACACACCGGACCCGAGAAGATCATCGAAGCCCTGCAGAGAAGGTTCGGCCGCCCAGACGCGCTCGTTTTGGGTGAAatggaaaaaattaaatcgctacCACGAGTGTCGGACAACCCCCGGGATGTTTGCATATTCGCAAACAAAATAGCGAATATCGTCGCCACCGTCGAAATACTAGGAAAACCAGAATACCTGCACAGCCCGGAAATGCTGCGGCAGGTGCTCGAGAAGCTCACACCGATCATGAAGAATAAGTGGTACGACTTCGCCGCCGACGAACGAGACAAGACACCGCTACTGAAAAAGCTCGCAGAGTTCCTGAATAAAGAAGCAGACAAGTGCTCCAGTTACGCTCCGTTAGACACAGAGACGGAGAGGATAACAAGGAAAAGGACGGAGCGCGCCTACGCAGCAAGCAACGCGAGCGAGCGAGAAACAAGATGCCCGGTGTGCGAGCGAGAACACAAGCTTATCGAGTGCCGACAATTTACGAACAGCGACGTAAATACACGATGGGAAATAGCGAAGAAACATCGAGTGTGCTTCCGCTGTCTGCGAAGCAAACATCAACGAGCAACATGCCGCGCTCGTCCATGCGGCCTCAACGGGTGCACCATGAAGCACCACAAGATGCTCCATCATACAAAGACAGCGGAAAAGAAAAATGAAGAAACGACTCAACCGCAAGCCGAAACGAAGAACGACGAAAAAGTCCTCGTGTCGGCGATAAACATCAACAGCGCTACGTCGGAGCAACCTACGCGCCGCCGCGCGTATCTGAAGATCGCCCCCATCACCATCACGGGGCCGAAAGGAAAATGCGACACGTACGCGCTGCTCGACGAGGGAAGCACGGTGACCATCATAGAAACGGCGCTTGCAGAACAGCTGGGTCTCGACGGGCCACGCGAGTCCATCACAATTCAAGGTGTGAATGGACACGAGAACGAGCACGAGTACAGCAAGAGAGTGAAGGCACGAGTACGAGGACGGCATGAAGAAAAAGATTACGTATTAGACAACGCCCGCACCGTGCACCAACTCCACGCGTTCACGCAGTCCATCCGCGAAAGTGACATCGCCCGCTGCAACCATCTGCACGACCTGCAAGACGACCTGCTGTACGAGAATGCAACACCGAAGCTGCTGATCGGACAAGACAACTGGGAGCTCATTATAACACGTAAACTACGGCACGGCAAGAGGAGTCAGCCCGTCGCATCGAAGACACTGTTAGGATGGGTACTGCACGGCTGCCGTTCATCGAACAAGCACCCAGTTTTGTTCTGTTCTCATCTCTCGGAAGCGGAGAAGTCACCCGACACACTCGAAAATATGATGAAGAAATACTTCGAATTAGAATCCATCGGCATCGAACCTAAGCGACAACGCAGCGACCCGGAGCAGCAGGCACTCAACATACTGGAAAAGAAAAGTCAACGCCTGCCGTCCGGCCGATATGAAACCGGACTCCTATGGAGAGACGAGTCCGCAGATACACCGAACAACTACGGCGACACACTGAAAAGACTGAAGacattggaaaaaaaattggacAAAGACGGAGAGCTGAAGAGACAATATGAGGAAAGAATCGAAAATCTACTCTCGTCCGGCTATGCAGAGAAGGCGCAGACTCCGCCCACCGGCGGGAGAGTGTGGTACCTCCCACACTTTCCAGTGATCAACCCGGACAAAGCGAAGATTCGTCTGGTGCACGACGCGGCCGCTAAGTCACACGGCCGCTCTCTCAACGACATGCTGCTGCCCGGGCCCGACCTACTGCAATCTCTGCCCGCCGTCATCATGAAGTTCCGTCAACATCCAATCGCCGTGTCCGCCGACATCAAGGAAATGTTCATGcagataaaaattatagaagaAGACAGCGACGCGCTGCGCTTCCTCTGGCGTGGCGACCGACGCGACGACGGGCCGCCCGATGAATATCGTATGACATCGCTCATCTTCGGCGCCTCTTCATCACCGTGCACCGCGCTCTACATCAAGAATAGAAACGCGCAAGAACACGCGAACGAGAGTCCGGCAGCCGCACGCGCGATTCAAGAGAACCATTATATGGACGACTATATACATAGCTACGCGACCGAAGATGAAGCAAAGGAGATAACGGCGCACGTCGATCGCATACATCGATACGCCGGCTTCGAGCTACGTGGGTGGGCGTCGAACAAAGAAAACGCGATAAGAAACTTTACGAACACCGGGGCGACCACCGTCGAGATCGGCGGGAGCGAGACAGAGCGAACATTAGGGCTACTTTGGCATGTGAAGCAGGACTACATAGGCTTTCGTGTCAACACGAAACGTGTACCACAAGAAATAATCGAAAATAAGCGAACACCTACGAAGAGAGAAGCCCTCAGTCTCATCATGTCGGTCTTCGACCCACTCGGCCTCATCGCGCCCATCCTCACACCGGCGAAAAGGATAATGCAGGATACGTGGAAGTACAACACCGGCTGGGACGACCCCATTCCCGACGCGCTACAACACCGCTGGGAAAACTGGGTGGCGAATATACAGCATCTCGACGCGCTCCGCATCCCGCGCTGCTATGACTACGAACCCGCTGCTGAGAGAGAGGTACACACGTTTGTGGACGCCAGCGAAGAGGCATACGCAGCAGTCGTGTATATCAGAGCGACGCGCGCCGACGGATCAATACACATCGCGATCGCCGCCGCGAAAAGCAGAGTCACGCCCACGAAACCGGTATCGATTCCACGTCTGGAGCTGCAAGCCGCCCTGCTCGGAGCACGCCTCACACGAACAGTCGAGGAAGGCCACGACTTTGTCTTCAAGAGAAAAGTGTATTGGAGCGACTCGAGAACAGCACTCGCATGGATACGCGGCGAGCCCCGCACATACAAGACGTTTGTAGCGCACAGACTAGCCGAAATAGAAGATCTCACGAAGAAGGATGAATGGCGCTGGGTTCCCACGGCGCACAATACGGCGGACGACGCTACACGCAACACCCCCGCTGACTTCGACCCGCAACACCGTTGGTTCACCGGTCCAGACTTCCTCCGCTATGAAGAATGCGACTGGCCGGTTGAGAAGAAGGAAAACATCACCGACACGGgcgaagaaaaagaaaaatgcgGCGCGTTGAACTCGTCGGACCCCGCCCCCGCGTTCATCGACCTCGAACGCTTCTCAACATGGACTCGGCTAGTGCGCACAACGGCCCGCGTACTGCAATTCATCGAACTCTGTCGTCGCCCCAAACAACTCGTCAACGCAACACGTCGAAAACGCACAAGAAAAAACGAAGAAAAGGACGCGACGTGGAAAAGAAATACGAAAAAGAACAAAGAGAAAATCGTCTCGCGTCCGAACAAcgaagaaagaaaatatataatactgaGTGCGCGCCACCTACGCGCCGCGGAAAACGTGCTTGTGAAATTAGCACAACAAGCAACGTACGGAAAAGAGATAGCGATACTACAGCGAGGAGACCCGCTCACTGAAAAATGTCAAGGTCCACTAGCGGGATTAAGTGTCGCATTGAACGAAGAAGGAATACTGAAACTACGAGGAAGGGTGAATGAAGCCAGCGCGATCGAGGCAGAGGCCGCAAACCCGACAGTGCTCGACGGAAAACACAAGTATACGCAGCTCTACATACAGCATGTACACGAAAAGTTACATCACGGCGGCGTCGAAATTGTAGTAAATGAACTAAGGCAAAGACTGTGGATAACAAGAATACGACCCGCGACAAAGGAGGTGCTAAAGAGCTGCCCGCGCTGCCGCCTGCTGCGCGCCAAACCCGCGCGCCCATCCACCGGCGACCTGCCTGCCGCACGCCTCGCGCATCACGCGCGCCCATTTACATTCACCGGACTCGACTACTTCGGCCCGCAAGAAGTAACCGTCGGCCGCCATCGAGAGAAGCGCTACGTGGCCCTCTTCACGTGCTTAACATCGCGCGCAGTACATCTAGAAGTCGTCGCCTCGCTCAGCACCGACTCAGCGATCAACGCGCTGCGCCGCTTCATAGCGCGGCGCGGCTGCCCGGCCGAAATATGGAGTGACAACGCGACGTGCTTCCGCGCGGCCAACCGAGAGCTCACGGACGCGTGGGCCGCACTTGAAGAAGAAGCAGCAGCCCGCCGCATCAGCTGGCGCTTCCTTCCGCCGGCCGCCCCATTCATGGCCGGCGCGTGGGAGCGCATGGTACGCACCGTGAAAGAAGCCCTACGCCACACGCTTCACGAGCAGCACCCCAGTGACGAGACGCTCGTCACACTCCTCGCCGAAGTAGAAGCCACCGTAAACTCACGCCCACTCACTCATGTGGCCGTGACCCCCGACGTGCCGCCCGCCATCACACCGAATATGATCCTGCTGGGCTCCAACTGTTACGTGCCGCCACCCTGCACCATCGAAGAAGACCAAACAACAGCGCGCACACACTGGAAGCGCGCGCAACAGCTCGCCGACACCTTCTGGCGACGCTGGGTGCGAGAGTACCTGCCCGTACTCCAACAGCGGCGGGAGCCCCACGCAAGCGGCGCGGCCCCCAAGATCGGCGACCTGGTCATCGTGTGCGACTCCAATCATCCGAGGAACACGTGGCCCCGAGGACGAGTCATCGCCACGTATCCCGGCAAGGACGGCGAGGTACGAGTGGTCGACGTGGAGACCAGCGGCGGCAGAATCCTCCGGCGGCCCACCAAGAAGATCGTCGTGCTACCAGTTCGAATCGCAGAGTGCGACGGCGGGAGAAATGTGCACGACGAAACGTAA